In the genome of Coraliomargarita algicola, one region contains:
- a CDS encoding REP-associated tyrosine transposase, whose protein sequence is MELDLEELARDWIDGISGEAFVARVQDYLSRVEALTRQQQARGVLLTEQDPIEFAAAFFAAVLLDVPVTLANPNWGAQEQAELGRLVSPAICFGRGFTCEDRGGMERDGSAVFTSEAPTSPEPGSILIPTGGSTGGVKLAVHTWDSLCAACEGVQGLLGGGPIDSCCVLPLYHVSGLMQLLRAYVTGGQIRFDEDEVAGRCLSYVPTQLQRALGSDARVQTLQTARAIFVGGAALPESLAQQARACQLPIIPVYGMTETAAMVAAVPVADFLQTPDAGAVAIGEARFQIEADGRLRIFSSALFLGYHGQSRIEGSAGYLTDDEARLDDEGRLHVIGRKDRLINSGGEKIDPREVEAAVAQLAGVEAVLAVGLPDPEWGQRLVVYYTGREQPAWKAQLREKLVNYKIPKELRWVDRLPLDEKGKVVGALANVAKVGASLVKTAEPKSRTTAVFTSEAPTKIILPVRKTANLRKGRVSNPGKRYFITLCVKDRKTSLLEPALAAAILNIWRRQHTDQDYTFHCGTLMPDHIHFLCTLGDRISLGQCIIKLKAKTKAALAAAGLEWQRDFYDHGLRADDAMESFARYIFLNPYRKSLLPLTDQWPHWHCSQEYRPEFVQHLDDQGAPPSQWIVDSVGAQELIEIDTASGEWS, encoded by the coding sequence ATGGAACTCGATTTAGAAGAACTCGCGCGCGACTGGATCGACGGCATTTCAGGCGAGGCCTTTGTGGCGCGCGTGCAGGATTATCTGTCGCGGGTGGAAGCGCTCACGCGCCAGCAACAAGCGCGTGGGGTGCTGCTGACGGAGCAGGATCCCATTGAATTTGCCGCTGCGTTTTTTGCGGCTGTTTTGCTGGATGTGCCTGTGACCTTGGCCAATCCCAACTGGGGCGCGCAAGAGCAGGCAGAGCTGGGGCGTTTAGTGTCGCCGGCCATTTGCTTTGGTCGGGGCTTCACTTGTGAAGACCGCGGTGGCATGGAGCGGGATGGCTCGGCGGTCTTCACGAGTGAAGCCCCTACGTCTCCAGAGCCGGGCTCCATTCTCATTCCGACCGGTGGCAGCACGGGGGGGGTTAAGCTGGCCGTGCATACTTGGGATTCGCTTTGTGCCGCCTGCGAGGGCGTGCAAGGCTTACTGGGCGGTGGGCCGATTGATAGTTGCTGCGTGTTGCCGCTGTATCATGTGAGCGGGTTGATGCAGTTGTTGCGTGCTTATGTGACGGGTGGGCAGATACGCTTCGATGAAGATGAGGTTGCGGGCCGTTGTCTCTCCTATGTGCCGACACAGTTGCAGCGCGCCTTGGGCTCGGATGCGCGTGTCCAAACATTGCAGACCGCGCGTGCGATTTTTGTGGGCGGGGCCGCCTTGCCTGAGTCGCTTGCGCAGCAAGCGCGCGCCTGTCAGTTACCGATCATTCCCGTCTACGGCATGACCGAGACCGCGGCCATGGTGGCCGCCGTGCCAGTGGCGGACTTCTTGCAGACGCCCGATGCCGGAGCGGTGGCGATTGGTGAGGCGCGTTTTCAGATCGAAGCCGATGGCCGTTTGCGCATCTTCAGCTCGGCCCTTTTCCTGGGCTATCATGGACAGTCGCGCATAGAGGGCAGCGCCGGTTATTTGACCGACGATGAGGCACGACTTGATGACGAAGGACGTTTGCATGTGATCGGGCGCAAAGATCGGCTGATCAACAGCGGCGGCGAAAAGATTGACCCCCGCGAGGTGGAAGCCGCGGTGGCGCAGTTAGCTGGCGTCGAAGCCGTGCTAGCGGTGGGATTGCCCGACCCCGAGTGGGGGCAGCGGCTGGTCGTGTATTATACCGGTCGCGAACAGCCCGCTTGGAAAGCACAGCTGCGCGAGAAATTGGTGAATTATAAGATCCCGAAAGAGCTGCGTTGGGTGGATCGCCTGCCGTTGGATGAAAAAGGAAAGGTCGTAGGGGCGCTGGCGAACGTCGCAAAGGTAGGGGCTTCACTTGTGAAGACCGCCGAGCCTAAGAGCCGAACCACGGCGGTCTTCACAAGTGAAGCCCCTACGAAAATCATCTTACCCGTCCGTAAAACGGCAAACCTACGCAAAGGTCGCGTCTCCAACCCCGGTAAGCGCTATTTCATTACTTTGTGTGTTAAGGATCGAAAGACCTCTCTATTGGAGCCTGCCTTGGCGGCGGCGATTCTAAACATCTGGCGTCGGCAACACACGGACCAGGATTACACCTTTCACTGCGGCACACTGATGCCGGATCATATTCATTTTTTATGCACGCTGGGGGATCGCATTTCACTGGGACAATGCATCATCAAACTTAAAGCGAAAACTAAGGCGGCCCTCGCAGCTGCGGGCCTGGAGTGGCAGCGCGATTTTTACGATCACGGTCTGCGCGCGGATGACGCGATGGAAAGTTTTGCGCGTTATATATTTCTGAACCCTTATCGAAAATCGTTGCTGCCTCTGACTGACCAATGGCCGCATTGGCATTGCAGCCAAGAGTATCGGCCGGAGTTTGTGCAACACTTGGATGATCAGGGGGCGCCGCCTAGCCAATGGATTGTTGACTCGGTTGGAGCGCAAGAACTGATCGAAATAGATACTGCTTCAGGTGAATGGTCGTAG
- a CDS encoding o-succinylbenzoate synthase, with the protein MTCEISFKPYRRTFRRPLRTARGEWARREGFLLRVEQDGQVGYGEVAPIPEFGSETLAEAQTFLQHLQVQADLPVPQDLPCCAFALSSAQVGAAADAAASARTRAYPVSGLLPAGDAGLTRARQHVQAGYRNLKWKIGLAPVAQELERAGQLLDALPPGVRLRFDANAGLNPSELEQWLELLARFPQQTDYIEQPLACGQEASMARYMHDYGVPIALDESLNGDTGARFLEPGAWSGPLVVKAALMGEVGALRQRLLPVAAQVVFSSVFETGIGAESVLALADRLPDLSGPIGFDTVDAFNDTLNHLPAAAAIDTDARAAYAPEQIWNSI; encoded by the coding sequence ATGACCTGCGAAATTTCATTTAAACCCTATCGACGCACCTTTCGCAGGCCATTGCGCACTGCGCGCGGAGAGTGGGCGCGGCGTGAAGGCTTTTTGCTGCGCGTCGAGCAGGACGGGCAAGTCGGCTATGGCGAGGTCGCCCCGATCCCGGAATTTGGCAGCGAGACGCTGGCAGAAGCGCAGACCTTTTTGCAGCACTTGCAAGTGCAAGCGGACTTGCCAGTGCCGCAGGATTTGCCCTGTTGCGCCTTTGCACTCTCCAGTGCGCAGGTCGGGGCCGCAGCGGACGCCGCGGCATCAGCGAGGACACGTGCCTACCCCGTGTCTGGGTTATTGCCCGCCGGAGACGCGGGATTGACGCGTGCGCGGCAACACGTGCAAGCGGGCTACCGTAATTTGAAATGGAAGATCGGCCTGGCCCCCGTCGCTCAAGAGCTGGAGCGGGCAGGTCAGCTCTTGGACGCCCTGCCGCCAGGCGTGCGGCTGCGTTTCGATGCCAATGCCGGCTTGAATCCATCCGAGCTAGAGCAATGGCTGGAGCTCTTGGCGCGCTTCCCGCAGCAAACGGACTACATCGAACAACCGCTGGCTTGCGGCCAAGAGGCAAGCATGGCCCGCTACATGCACGACTACGGGGTGCCAATCGCTCTCGATGAGTCGCTGAATGGTGACACCGGGGCGCGTTTTTTAGAACCAGGCGCCTGGTCGGGGCCCTTGGTGGTCAAGGCTGCCTTGATGGGGGAGGTCGGAGCCCTGCGCCAGCGCTTGTTACCGGTGGCGGCGCAGGTGGTGTTCTCGTCGGTGTTCGAGACCGGCATCGGCGCAGAGAGTGTGTTGGCCTTGGCGGATCGCTTACCAGACTTGTCAGGTCCGATCGGTTTCGATACCGTAGACGCTTTTAATGATACACTCAATCACCTGCCCGCGGCGGCGGCGATTGACACGGACGCCCGCGCAGCCTATGCGCCCGAGCAGATATGGAACTCGATTTAG
- the guaB gene encoding IMP dehydrogenase — protein MKAPRIEDYYQSADQFFQNNLPVGLTYDDISLATLYSDVLPRQTNLGTRLSESLELQIPIISSDMDTVTESKMAIKMALNGGLGLIHYNMTDEKQVREVARVKNHIHGFIQEPIKVEPNQKIGEVMDRIADRGYGFSTFPVVDDNNKLLGLLPGRVVKARYANRLVSEAMTPRDQVYTLNEKEITKDPIKTADKFFTDHLGIHKLLVVDDEDRLRGLFTLSDIERIDAESQQSVKPARDSHFRLMCGAAISAHRKPDGELDRERIINHVGKLVDEGVDTIAVSTAHGFSKGVGDTIRMLRGEFADLTLIAGNVTSAEGVEFLADAGANTIKIGQGPGSICTTRIVAGVGIPQMTALYCASIAARKKGVAILADGGISKSGDMVKALTLANGVMCGSLLAGCNEAPGQIIEINGKQYKQYRGMGSSAAMKDGSASRYGHDRKDIATKAAAEGIEALKESVGSLSGVLRELVGGIQSGMGYLGAADLAQLREKARYIRVSPAGQKESAPHDVITVKTSDSSADSSK, from the coding sequence ATGAAAGCACCTCGAATCGAAGACTATTATCAATCTGCAGATCAGTTCTTCCAGAACAACTTGCCGGTCGGCCTGACCTACGACGACATTTCTCTGGCGACGCTCTACTCAGACGTGCTCCCTCGCCAAACCAATTTGGGCACCCGTCTCTCAGAGTCGCTCGAGCTGCAAATTCCGATCATTTCTTCGGACATGGACACAGTGACCGAATCCAAGATGGCCATTAAAATGGCGCTCAATGGCGGCCTGGGGCTCATTCACTATAATATGACCGACGAGAAGCAGGTGCGTGAGGTCGCCCGCGTCAAAAATCATATTCACGGCTTCATTCAGGAACCGATCAAAGTCGAGCCCAACCAGAAAATCGGCGAGGTCATGGACCGCATCGCAGATCGTGGCTATGGTTTCAGCACTTTCCCAGTGGTGGATGACAACAATAAATTACTCGGCCTGCTACCGGGGCGAGTCGTCAAAGCGCGCTACGCCAACCGCCTGGTCTCGGAAGCGATGACGCCACGCGATCAAGTCTACACGCTCAACGAAAAAGAGATCACTAAAGATCCGATCAAGACCGCGGACAAATTTTTCACCGACCACCTCGGCATTCACAAGCTACTGGTGGTGGACGACGAAGACCGCCTACGCGGCCTGTTCACACTCTCCGACATCGAGCGCATCGACGCCGAGTCGCAGCAGTCCGTCAAACCCGCCCGCGACAGCCACTTCCGTCTGATGTGCGGCGCAGCCATCTCCGCCCACCGCAAGCCCGATGGCGAACTGGACCGTGAGCGCATCATCAACCACGTAGGCAAATTGGTGGACGAGGGCGTGGACACCATCGCAGTATCCACTGCACATGGATTTTCTAAAGGCGTCGGCGACACCATCCGTATGCTACGCGGTGAGTTTGCCGACCTGACTTTGATCGCCGGTAACGTCACCAGCGCCGAGGGGGTCGAATTCCTCGCCGACGCGGGTGCCAATACCATAAAAATCGGTCAAGGCCCGGGCTCGATCTGCACCACTCGCATCGTCGCTGGTGTCGGCATTCCGCAAATGACCGCGCTCTACTGCGCCTCCATCGCGGCCCGTAAGAAGGGCGTCGCGATCCTCGCCGACGGCGGCATTTCCAAGTCGGGCGATATGGTCAAAGCCCTCACCTTGGCCAACGGCGTCATGTGCGGCAGCCTGCTGGCCGGCTGCAACGAAGCCCCCGGCCAGATTATAGAAATCAACGGCAAGCAATATAAACAATACCGTGGCATGGGCAGCAGCGCCGCCATGAAAGACGGCTCCGCCAGCCGCTACGGGCACGATCGCAAGGACATCGCCACCAAGGCCGCGGCCGAAGGCATTGAAGCGCTCAAAGAATCCGTCGGCTCACTCAGCGGCGTGCTGCGCGAGCTGGTGGGCGGCATCCAGTCCGGCATGGGCTACCTCGGCGCCGCCGACCTAGCTCAGCTCCGCGAGAAAGCCCGCTACATCCGCGTCAGCCCAGCCGGCCAAAAGGAATCCGCTCCACACGATGTAATCACCGTGAAAACGAGTGACTCATCAGCTGACTCTTCAAAATAA
- a CDS encoding adenylosuccinate synthetase: MLTPFTSQLIADTGISTGDEGKGRVILEIVNELRETTGREDAVAAVMKVNGGSNSGHTVAGLKLNLLPGGVADPKVPYLPIGAGVVADPRKFLWESAYAELHGHVAVKRLAIDERCLVSDLCHRLLDLAWEDYRVHVQKGDPRGSTGRGITPAYLDEVGQFQIFYADFLGSKEAFVTKMQGRIDRALRVIEHVCQVAPERWSAFFETLTGAETRANDEVIQAGKFDASEFDFSQFAGEAPFTLNAEKLIEAYWAAGQILAPQVCDVRELVLREQDKGNYIIGEFGQAYWLDKRHGFAPNVTASHTFTPEFFQSAGIPAQPIHNVGCCKAYDTKVGTHVFISEIDLDHPLSTLLRKIEFGATTGRQRMVGWYDAVEKGDALRYGGYQDLVLNKLDALSHAGDWQGDLQICTAYQDEDGSIVHHVPRDIKVHRRLKPVFKTVPGWSEDISGVRSFADLPEAAKVYVAWLLKALVEVANHGDQHKDKIPNLRYIGVGPEPSQIIKDVPPVKELLKLAK, from the coding sequence ATGCTCACACCATTTACCTCCCAACTGATTGCCGATACCGGCATCTCCACAGGCGACGAAGGCAAGGGTCGCGTCATTCTCGAAATCGTGAACGAATTACGCGAGACCACCGGTCGCGAAGACGCGGTAGCGGCCGTCATGAAGGTCAACGGCGGCTCCAACTCCGGACACACCGTCGCGGGACTCAAGCTGAACCTATTGCCAGGCGGCGTAGCGGACCCGAAGGTTCCCTATCTGCCAATCGGCGCGGGCGTGGTCGCCGATCCACGCAAGTTCCTCTGGGAGTCGGCCTATGCGGAGCTGCACGGCCATGTTGCAGTCAAACGCCTCGCGATCGACGAGCGCTGCTTGGTCTCCGACCTCTGTCACCGCCTGCTCGACCTCGCCTGGGAAGACTACCGCGTGCACGTGCAAAAGGGCGATCCACGCGGCTCGACCGGTCGCGGCATCACGCCTGCCTACCTCGACGAAGTGGGACAATTTCAAATTTTCTATGCCGATTTCCTCGGCAGCAAAGAGGCCTTTGTCACTAAAATGCAGGGCCGCATCGACCGCGCACTACGCGTGATCGAGCACGTCTGCCAAGTCGCGCCGGAACGCTGGTCTGCTTTCTTTGAAACTCTGACTGGAGCGGAAACCCGCGCCAACGACGAAGTCATCCAAGCAGGCAAGTTCGACGCCAGCGAGTTCGACTTCAGCCAATTCGCCGGCGAAGCCCCCTTCACACTCAATGCCGAAAAACTGATCGAAGCCTACTGGGCCGCCGGCCAAATCCTGGCACCACAAGTCTGCGATGTGCGCGAACTGGTGCTGCGCGAGCAAGACAAGGGCAACTACATCATCGGTGAATTTGGCCAGGCTTACTGGCTGGATAAGCGTCACGGCTTCGCCCCCAACGTCACTGCCTCGCACACCTTCACGCCAGAGTTTTTCCAATCTGCGGGCATTCCCGCGCAGCCGATCCACAACGTCGGTTGCTGCAAGGCCTACGACACCAAAGTCGGCACCCACGTGTTCATCTCCGAGATCGACCTCGACCACCCGCTCAGCACCCTGCTGCGCAAGATCGAGTTTGGCGCCACCACCGGACGCCAACGAATGGTCGGCTGGTACGACGCCGTCGAAAAGGGCGACGCCCTACGCTACGGCGGCTATCAAGACTTGGTGCTCAATAAACTCGATGCCCTCTCGCACGCTGGCGACTGGCAAGGCGATCTACAAATCTGCACCGCTTACCAAGACGAAGATGGCAGCATCGTGCACCACGTGCCACGCGACATTAAAGTCCACCGCCGCCTCAAGCCGGTATTCAAAACAGTGCCCGGCTGGAGCGAAGACATCTCCGGCGTGCGCAGCTTTGCCGATCTGCCCGAAGCCGCCAAGGTCTACGTGGCATGGCTATTAAAAGCCTTAGTCGAAGTCGCCAACCACGGGGATCAGCACAAAGACAAGATCCCTAACCTGCGCTACATCGGCGTCGGCCCCGAGCCCAGCCAAATCATCAAAGACGTGCCGCCCGTGAAGGAACTATTGAAGCTCGCGAAATAA
- a CDS encoding plasmid pRiA4b ORF-3 family protein translates to MSAHAANTRYLIRIQLEQVVRPPIWRELVVPANISLSWLHEVIQESMGWTDSHLHQYEQGRIYYIPSDYEDPLPGARDEAKVALSEVLKKEKDWFRYSYDFGDGWDHRITLKEILKHDEGDCLRCVKAKGGDVLEDCGGPHGLMEMRKIKLAIESGAVSADWEAYENYKLEELDFENADLKFINRELGDIYSEAAERGGLHPVAAEETHGGGPFIDSDEDYDLEDEDDGFEEFMSALAGGKIDLDDDDSDEFFDEDEAESETFPEPYKELPKGDLLEFSKTLKLAETVHAVEPWKQLWDRDIFAVEDPETKELDIVSVLGRGQEVYSIHVHRAPTALAFWRSAFSAATALDPESVLKMSSMVEVEFLNKAGMDAPDLKLYKYTRQQTPPRGRHRWIRFRSYRPRCFPWFSEAEDMAVLRRGMRLALRYVELMQQSKHPESFLLSHLVPGTMPKSLKVFRLAAGAEPEGNEGWQLEDVSVDWERCHAEQAVYQPNEFECARLAKMPQQEDSWEVGTLCMPTGVMTASGPVMPVLAMACSIGTGNVPPKPQFTADVDISEAQTLWECLVANIDAHGYCPTEIRVVTHEAYEMLSPFAKLAGVRLAQFEEFAMLGQLFEMLAMMPGPDEM, encoded by the coding sequence ATGTCCGCTCACGCTGCAAATACTCGTTATCTGATTCGTATTCAACTGGAGCAGGTGGTTCGTCCACCGATTTGGCGTGAGTTGGTGGTGCCGGCGAATATTAGCTTGAGCTGGCTGCATGAGGTGATCCAGGAGTCTATGGGCTGGACGGATTCCCATTTACACCAGTATGAGCAAGGTCGTATTTACTACATACCCAGCGACTACGAAGATCCGCTGCCTGGTGCGCGGGACGAAGCGAAGGTGGCGCTCTCTGAGGTGCTTAAAAAGGAGAAGGACTGGTTCCGCTACAGCTACGATTTTGGTGATGGCTGGGATCATCGCATCACGCTCAAGGAGATTTTGAAGCATGATGAGGGGGATTGTTTACGCTGCGTCAAGGCCAAGGGGGGCGACGTGCTTGAGGATTGTGGCGGGCCTCACGGATTAATGGAAATGCGAAAGATTAAGCTAGCGATCGAATCCGGGGCTGTCAGTGCAGATTGGGAGGCGTATGAGAATTATAAGCTGGAAGAGCTGGATTTTGAGAATGCGGATCTGAAGTTTATTAATCGTGAGTTAGGCGATATTTACAGTGAAGCGGCCGAGCGTGGTGGTTTGCACCCTGTCGCCGCGGAGGAAACGCACGGTGGGGGCCCATTTATTGACTCGGACGAAGATTATGACTTGGAAGACGAGGATGATGGATTTGAGGAATTCATGTCGGCGCTGGCGGGTGGAAAGATCGACCTGGATGATGACGATAGCGATGAGTTCTTCGATGAAGATGAGGCGGAATCGGAGACTTTTCCTGAACCCTATAAAGAGTTACCGAAGGGTGACTTGTTGGAGTTTTCCAAAACCTTGAAGTTGGCAGAAACCGTGCATGCTGTGGAGCCGTGGAAGCAACTGTGGGATCGTGATATCTTTGCGGTGGAAGATCCAGAAACGAAGGAGCTGGACATTGTGTCCGTGTTGGGGCGAGGTCAGGAAGTTTACTCGATCCATGTGCACCGGGCCCCGACGGCGCTGGCATTTTGGAGGTCGGCTTTTTCGGCGGCTACGGCCTTGGACCCAGAGTCGGTGTTGAAAATGTCGAGCATGGTCGAGGTTGAGTTTTTAAACAAGGCAGGGATGGATGCGCCCGATCTCAAGCTTTACAAATATACTCGGCAGCAGACGCCGCCGCGTGGGCGTCATCGTTGGATACGGTTTCGTAGTTACCGTCCGCGTTGTTTCCCATGGTTTTCGGAAGCTGAGGACATGGCTGTTTTGCGGCGAGGCATGCGGCTTGCGCTGCGCTATGTCGAGTTGATGCAGCAGTCGAAGCATCCTGAGTCCTTTTTGTTGTCGCATTTAGTGCCCGGCACGATGCCTAAGAGCTTAAAAGTATTTCGCTTGGCAGCGGGGGCGGAGCCGGAGGGCAACGAGGGCTGGCAGTTGGAAGATGTGTCGGTCGATTGGGAGCGCTGCCATGCGGAGCAGGCGGTGTATCAACCGAATGAATTTGAGTGCGCACGCTTGGCCAAAATGCCGCAACAGGAAGACAGTTGGGAAGTGGGCACGCTTTGTATGCCGACTGGTGTGATGACGGCCTCGGGGCCCGTCATGCCAGTGCTAGCGATGGCTTGTTCGATTGGCACAGGTAATGTGCCGCCGAAGCCTCAATTTACCGCGGATGTAGACATTTCGGAGGCTCAGACCTTGTGGGAGTGTTTGGTGGCGAATATTGATGCACACGGTTATTGTCCGACTGAGATTCGAGTGGTGACGCATGAGGCCTATGAAATGTTGTCCCCATTTGCGAAGCTGGCAGGTGTACGGTTGGCACAATTCGAGGAATTTGCGATGCTCGGGCAGCTATTTGAAATGCTTGCGATGATGCCCGGGCCAGACGAAATGTAG
- a CDS encoding nuclear transport factor 2 family protein — translation MNAKIIAACEAFSKGKPETALPFLAENIEWHIVGDRSIDGNAAVKEMCADAASQGEPNFENGRVIKAKNHVVVEGADHDTGMHYCDIYTIENNEICEIASYSLAGPE, via the coding sequence ATGAACGCAAAAATCATCGCAGCCTGTGAGGCATTTTCAAAGGGCAAGCCCGAAACCGCCCTTCCTTTTCTCGCCGAAAACATCGAATGGCACATCGTAGGCGACCGCAGCATCGACGGTAACGCCGCCGTAAAAGAAATGTGTGCAGACGCTGCCTCGCAAGGCGAGCCCAACTTCGAAAATGGCCGCGTGATCAAGGCCAAGAATCATGTCGTCGTCGAAGGTGCCGACCACGACACTGGCATGCACTACTGCGACATCTACACCATCGAGAACAACGAGATTTGCGAAATCGCCTCCTACTCCCTAGCCGGACCGGAGTAA
- a CDS encoding secondary thiamine-phosphate synthase enzyme YjbQ: MPVYTKEIVVIAPGKATAEFTQQIESALRESGLSEGTVTVFCCHTSCSLVIMENADPSARRDLEGFIDRLVPENDPHFTHTYEGPDDMPSHIKMALTRTAEVIPFVHRRLCLGTWQGVFLWEHRQRSHQRRIVLSFQGE, translated from the coding sequence ATGCCAGTATATACCAAAGAGATCGTTGTCATCGCACCAGGCAAAGCTACGGCAGAGTTTACGCAACAAATTGAATCCGCGCTGCGAGAGTCAGGCTTGAGTGAGGGCACGGTCACGGTGTTTTGCTGTCACACCAGTTGCAGCTTGGTGATTATGGAAAACGCGGATCCTTCTGCGCGACGTGACCTAGAGGGCTTTATCGATCGACTGGTGCCGGAAAATGACCCGCATTTTACTCACACATACGAGGGCCCCGACGATATGCCCAGTCACATCAAGATGGCGCTCACGCGCACGGCAGAAGTGATCCCTTTCGTCCACAGGCGACTCTGCTTAGGCACTTGGCAGGGCGTCTTTCTCTGGGAGCACCGCCAGCGGAGCCATCAGCGGCGCATCGTGTTGAGCTTTCAGGGGGAGTGA
- a CDS encoding ABC transporter permease, translated as MDKQFIDIGWGALLLYYTMLLIPLAIFYSLGLGLTRSLLWAIVRMTVQLFLVGLYLEFLFRTNSLWLNLLWLLVMLSAANFRILGDGGIGLRRFVLPCMWALSATTLTVAGVMILSLIRPDPWYDARYLIPIVGMILGNCLRGNILSVQHFYAGISKDADVYRQRLSMGATRFEALRPWLALAMSNACRQHLASMATVGIVALPGMMTGQILGGATPMVAIKYQLAIMIAIFVSLTLGAYLNLWLTIPRAFDRMGNLCEDVQGSTWKSAKSSRRKKH; from the coding sequence ATGGATAAGCAATTTATCGACATTGGTTGGGGCGCTTTACTGCTCTACTACACAATGCTGTTAATTCCGCTGGCGATTTTTTATAGTTTAGGACTGGGGCTGACGCGAAGTCTACTCTGGGCGATTGTGCGGATGACGGTGCAATTGTTTCTGGTCGGTCTGTATCTGGAATTCTTATTTAGGACCAACTCGCTATGGCTCAATTTGTTGTGGCTGTTGGTGATGCTGAGCGCGGCCAATTTCAGGATCTTGGGGGATGGTGGCATTGGGCTGCGCCGTTTCGTTTTGCCCTGTATGTGGGCGCTGAGTGCCACGACCTTGACCGTGGCGGGTGTGATGATTCTGAGCTTGATACGCCCCGATCCTTGGTATGATGCGCGCTATTTGATTCCGATTGTCGGTATGATCTTAGGCAATTGCTTGCGGGGTAACATCCTGTCGGTGCAGCATTTCTACGCAGGAATCTCTAAAGATGCAGATGTCTATCGGCAACGTCTGTCAATGGGGGCCACACGTTTCGAGGCCTTGCGCCCCTGGTTGGCGTTGGCGATGAGTAATGCCTGTCGTCAGCACCTTGCAAGCATGGCGACGGTCGGGATCGTTGCGCTGCCGGGCATGATGACCGGCCAAATCTTGGGCGGGGCCACACCAATGGTGGCGATTAAATACCAGCTCGCTATAATGATTGCGATTTTCGTTTCCTTAACACTAGGCGCCTATTTAAATCTGTGGCTCACCATTCCACGCGCCTTTGACCGGATGGGAAACCTATGCGAGGACGTGCAAGGTTCGACTTGGAAAAGCGCCAAGTCCAGCAGGCGCAAGAAACACTAA
- a CDS encoding ATP-binding cassette domain-containing protein encodes MNSSVPALMIRELSIFFEGRPLLSDFSLELRAGEKVALAGRSGAGKTTLLRALMGFCVPAAGSLSVAGLAVDAANVAAVRQCINWLPQQAEPGADTVREALCLPLEFKRNQALAARFTDVKLHEVLQAVGLAALDLAADARRLSGGEQQRLALARALLLDRPVWLVDEPTSSLDAETKTAVMDCILASPERTVLAISHDAEFLARFNRVVRVGEDGQHG; translated from the coding sequence ATGAATAGCTCTGTGCCGGCTCTCATGATTCGTGAGCTCAGTATTTTTTTTGAGGGGCGTCCGCTTCTCAGTGATTTTAGTTTAGAGCTGCGCGCTGGCGAAAAAGTTGCCTTAGCGGGGCGTTCCGGGGCGGGCAAGACGACTCTACTGCGTGCGTTGATGGGCTTTTGCGTTCCAGCGGCAGGTTCGCTTTCGGTTGCGGGCTTGGCTGTGGACGCCGCAAACGTGGCGGCTGTTCGCCAGTGTATTAATTGGCTACCGCAACAAGCCGAACCAGGGGCGGATACCGTGCGTGAGGCGCTTTGTTTGCCCTTGGAATTTAAGCGTAATCAGGCTCTGGCCGCCCGCTTTACGGATGTGAAACTGCATGAAGTGTTGCAGGCAGTCGGGCTCGCCGCGCTTGATTTGGCGGCCGATGCCCGTCGTTTGTCGGGAGGGGAGCAGCAGCGCTTGGCGCTGGCTCGTGCCTTGTTGCTGGATCGTCCTGTGTGGCTGGTGGATGAGCCGACGAGTTCACTCGATGCGGAAACTAAGACAGCGGTCATGGATTGCATACTAGCATCGCCCGAGCGCACGGTGTTGGCCATTTCGCATGATGCAGAGTTTTTAGCGCGATTCAACCGAGTGGTTCGCGTCGGGGAGGACGGACAGCATGGATAA